A window of the Juglans microcarpa x Juglans regia isolate MS1-56 chromosome 5D, Jm3101_v1.0, whole genome shotgun sequence genome harbors these coding sequences:
- the LOC121266129 gene encoding protein CHUP1, chloroplastic-like produces MVAGKVREAMGLQKSPARSKQEMPPKPPLPSPSSGKVPQKASISRTFGVYFPRSSAQVQPRPPDVTELLRLVEELRERESLLKTELLEHKLLKESVAIVPVLENEISVKDAELYRASKRVECLEIENQTLRMELEGLKTKMDTERKEGEEKVKAMEAEISELKRTASDHYRAELILDSDELSSSQRFQGLMEVSIKSNLIKNLKKGTKCTESGSIFENQKLEGPGSKKEDTEIERPRHSRCNSEDLTESSEPTLSNLRSRPPRVPKPPPRPSSSTLSAPTSSNGPCTSSESKAPTEQTVPPPPPPPKKMAPPPPPPPPKGLKGLPAKVRRVPEVVEFYHSLMRRDSRKDSSATATASDAAPATANARDMIGEIENRSTHLIAIKSDVETQGDFIRFLIKEVENAAFADIEDVVPFVKWLDDELSYLVDERAVLKHFNWPEQKADALREAAFGYADLKKLESEASSFRDDARQPSGPALKKMQALLEKLEHGVYNVSRMRESATRRYKVFNIPTDWMLDSGYVSQSKLASVKLAMKYMKRVSAELETVGSGPEEEELIVQCVRFAFRVHQFAGGFDVETMRAFQELRDKAKSCHVQCQNRQQQKLVCRSTTPC; encoded by the exons ATGGTGGCCGGGAAGGTGAGAGAGGCCATGGGGCTGCAGAAGTCGCCAGCGCGTTCGAAGCAAGAAATGCCTCCGAAACCGCCATTGCCATCACCGAGCTCGGGGAAGGTGCCTCAGAAGGCGTCAATCTCGCGCACCTTTGGGGTGTACTTCCCACGCTCCTCGGCCCAGGTCCAGCCTCGACCACCTGACGTCACGGAGCTTCTTCGACTGGTTGAGGAACTCCGGGAGAGAGAGTCTCTGTTGAAGACTGAGCTCCTCGAGCACAAGCTTTTGAAGGAGTCCGTCGCCATTGTTCCTGTCCTCGAGAACGAGATCTCCGTCAAGGATGCAGAGCTCTATAGAGCTTCGAAGCGAGTCGAGTGCTTGGAGATTGAGAACCAGACGTTGAGAATGGAACTGGAGGGTCTGAAGACGAAGATGGATACTGAGAGAAAAGAAGGCGAGGAAAAAGTCAAGGCAATGGAGGCCGAGATTTCGGAACTGAAGAGAACAGCTTCGGATCACTACAGAGCGGAGCTCATCCTAGACAGTGACGAGCTTTCATCTTCCCAAAGGTTTCAAGGCCTAATGGAGGTCTCCATTAAATCAAATCTCATCAAGAACTTGAAGAAGGGGACAAAATGTACGGAAAGCGGTTCGATTTTTGAGAACCAGAAGCTTGAAGGACCGGGTTCGAAAAAAGAGGATACGGAAATTGAGAGACCGAGGCACTCGAGGTGCAACTCGGAGGACCTTACCGAGTCGTCCGAGCCCACCCTATCCAACCTCCGATCTCGGCCCCCTAGGGTTCCAAAACCACCTCCAAGACCATCATCCTCGACCTTATCAGCTCCCACCTCATCCAATGGTCCCTGTACTTCCTCGGAGAGCAAAGCTCCAACAGAGCAAACGGTCCCTCCGCCGCCTCCCCCACCGAAAAAAATGGCTCCTCCaccgcctccgcctccgccaAAGGGGTTGAAGGGGTTGCCTGCGAAGGTGCGGAGAGTGCCAGAGGTGGTGGAGTTCTACCACTCCTTAATGAGGAGGGACTCGAGGAAGGACTCAAGCGCAACCGCTACGGCCTCCGACGCGGCACCGGCCACGGCCAACGCCCGTGACATGATCGGCGAGATCGAGAACCGGTCTACTCACCTAATCGCG ATAAAATCGGACGTAGAAACACAGGGAGACTTCATAAGATTTCTGATAAAAGAAGTTGAGAATGCAGCTTTCGCGGACATTGAGGATGTTGTGCCTTTTGTGAAATGGCTGGACGACGAGCTCTCTTACTTG GTGGATGAAAGAGCGGTGCTGAAGCACTTTAATTGGCCAGAGCAGAAGGCGGATGCACTGCGCGAGGCTGCATTCGGGTATGCCGATCTCAAGAAGCTTGAATCCGAGGCTTCCTCCTTTCGTGATGATGCTCGCCAGCCAAGCGGGCCTGCCCTCAAGAAAATGCAGGCTTTGCTCGAAAA GTTAGAGCACGGTGTCTATAATGTCTCCCGAATGCGAGAATCTGCAACAAGGAGATATAAAGTTTTTAATATTCCAACGGATTGGATGCTGGATTCTGGTTATGTGAGTCAG AGCAAGCTGGCATCTGTGAAACTGGCCATGAAGTACATGAAGAGAGTGTCTGCAGAGCTTGAAACAGTTGGCAGTGGTCCTGAAGAAGAAGAGCTGATAGTTCAATGTGTTAGATTTGCATTCCGAGTGCATCAG TTTGCCGGCGGCTTTGATGTGGAAACAATGAGGGCATTCCAAGAGCTGAGAGATAAAGCCAAATCATGCCATGTACAATGCCAAAACCGGCAACAACAAAAGCTTGTATGCAGATCTACTACACCTTGCTAA
- the LOC121265209 gene encoding uncharacterized protein LOC121265209: MTLCLLLNLPFRSYTSEIRSLSNNCVSNNSPLLCLTNPSSLQLQPSRVSPQTKATSAAMEAQQSTTTSGSSPPMKLLFVEMGVGYDQHGQDITAAAMRACRDAISSNSIPAFRRGSIPGVTFDQMKLQIKLGVPHSLQESLDIERVKSVFPYGKIVKFEVVDGGLICSSGVLVEEMGDKNDDCYIVNAAVYVGY; encoded by the exons ATGACTCTCTGCTTACTCTTGAATCTCCCGTTTCGTTCCTATACCTCCGAGATTCGGTCTCTCAGCAATAATTGCGTTAGCAATAATTCCCCTCTTCTCTGTCTCACTAATCCGTCTTCTCTCCAACTCCAACCTTCGCGAGTCTCACCTCAAACCAAAGCGACTTCGGCAGCAATGGAGGCTCAGCAAAGTACCACAACAAGCGGCTCATCCCCACCGATGAAGCTTCTGTTTGTGGAGATGGGCGTTGGTTACGATCAACATGG GCAAGACATTACGGCTGCGGCTATGCGGGCATGCAGGGATGCCATCTCTTCCAACTCGATTCCGGCCTTCCGAAGAG GGTCCATACCAGGTGTTACATTCGATCAGATGAAACTACAGATCAAGCTGGGAGTCCCTCATTCTCTCCAGGAATCCTTGGATATTGAGAGGGTCAAGTCCGTTTTTCCTTA TGGGAAAATTGTCAAGTTTGAAGTTGTGGATGGTGGACTTATATGCTCAAGTGGCGTTCTTGTGGAAGAAATGGGAGACAAGAATGATGACTGCTACATAGTGAATGCTGCAGTATATGTTGGCTACTAG
- the LOC121265208 gene encoding protein trichome birefringence-like 38: protein MGFRFRPLCFVFLLKVLLLLLEQARAAGQFYNVSSFRGLKQVSGCNLFQGKWVFDASYPLYDSSSCPFIDAEFDCQKYGRPDKQYLKYAWKPDSCNLPRFDGMEFLRKWRGKKIMFVGDSLSLNMWESLSCMIHASVPNTKTSFVRKGTVSSAGFQDYGVTLLLYRTPYLVDLAKENVGRVLKLDSIQGGNAWKGMDMLIFNTWHWWTHTGKSQPWDYISEGTKLYKDMDRLTAFYKGLNTWANWVNLNVDPAKTKVFFQGISPTHYQGKEWNSPKKNCGGEGEPLSGSTYPAGTPPATAVVNNVLSKIKTPVYLLDITTLSQLRKDAHPSSYGGGHSGTDCSHWCLPGLPDTWNQLLYAALLM from the exons ATGGGATTTCGTTTCCGGCCCTTGTGCTTTGTGTTTCTTCTTAAAGTTCTGCTCCTGCTTCTGGAGCAGGCAAGAGCAGCAGGGCAATTCTACAATGTGAGCAGTTTTAGGGGGCTAAAGCAAGTGAGTGGGTGCAATCTGTTCCAAGGAAAATGGGTGTTCGATGCTTCTTATCCTCTTTATGATTCTTCGAGCTGCCCCTTCATAGACGCAGAGTTCGATTGCCAAAAGTATGGCAGACCTGATAAGCAGTACCTCAAGTATGCTTGGAAGCCTGACTCCTGTAACCTTCCCAG GTTTGATGGAATGGAATTTCTAAGGAAGTGGAGAGGGAAGAAGATAATGTTTGTGGGCGACTCGCTGAGTCTGAACATGTGGGAATCGTTGTCATGTATGATTCACGCGTCGGTGCCTAACACCAAAACCAGCTTTGTGAGGAAAGGCACAGTGTCTTCTGCGGGCTTTCAG GACTACGGTGTTACTTTGCTTCTCTACCGTACACCATACCTTGTAGATTTGGCGAAGGAAAACGTTGGCCGCGTGCTGAAGCTAGACTCGATCCAGGGTGGAAATGCCTGGAAAGGGATGGACATGCTGATCTTCAACACGTGGCACTGGTGGACCCACACTGGAAAATCACAACC TTGGGATTACATAAGTGAGGGCACAAAGCTGTACAAAGATATGGACCGTCTGACAGCATTTTATAAGGGGCTCAACACATGGGCCAACTGGGTCAACCTCAATGTTGATCCTGCCAAAACAAAGGTCTTCTTTCAGGGCATCTCTCCCACCCATTATCA GGGCAAGGAGTGGAATAGTCCTAAAAAGAATTGCGGAGGAGAAGGTGAACCTCTATCTGGGTCAACCTATCCGGCAGGTACACCTCCAGCTACCGCTGTGGTCAACAACGTGTTAAGTAAGATTAAGACACCAGTTTACTTGCTTGACATAACGACGCTGTCGCAGCTGAGAAAAGATGCACACCCTTCCTCCTATGGTGGTGGGCATTCAGGCACGGACTGCAGCCATTGGTGCCTTCCCGGACTGCCCGATACTTGGAACCAGCTCCTATACGCAGCTCTACTTATGTGA